A genomic region of Halobaculum lipolyticum contains the following coding sequences:
- a CDS encoding thiolase domain-containing protein, with the protein MNDVYLVGAGQSDYGAFPGKSYRSLFATAFEDALDSVDGDLDRADVDEAFLATLGVGGRQLGLSGPAVTEHVGLAGTPCTRVENACAAGGSAIRSAVAAIRGGMADVALAGGVEVMTDTSGDRTRYWLGVSGETEWERMAGTTFAGVYAQMADAHVGEYGTTREQLSAVAVKNHANGADNPHAHLGFECSLEQAVGAAPVADPLNLYDCCPTSDGAAAVLLASADVAEDLTDSPVRVTGSGQASGRVGLFQRPSLTSIPATEAAAREAYDDAGVGVDDVDFAEVHDCFSIAELIAYEDLGFCEPGESGAYVESGATGPDGDRPVNLSGGLKSKGHPIGATGVGQAVEVFEQLRGEAGDRQVDGLERGLTHNVGGSGGAVAVHVYEEGWA; encoded by the coding sequence GTGAACGACGTCTACCTCGTCGGCGCCGGCCAGTCCGACTACGGCGCCTTCCCCGGGAAATCGTACCGCTCGCTGTTCGCGACGGCGTTCGAGGACGCTCTCGACTCCGTGGACGGCGACCTCGACCGCGCCGACGTCGACGAGGCGTTCCTCGCGACGCTCGGCGTCGGCGGGCGCCAACTCGGGTTGAGCGGCCCGGCAGTAACCGAACACGTCGGGCTAGCCGGCACGCCCTGCACCCGCGTCGAGAACGCCTGTGCCGCCGGCGGGAGCGCGATCCGGTCGGCCGTCGCGGCGATCAGAGGGGGGATGGCCGACGTCGCGCTCGCGGGCGGCGTCGAGGTGATGACCGACACGAGCGGCGACCGCACCCGCTACTGGCTCGGCGTCTCCGGCGAGACGGAGTGGGAGCGGATGGCCGGCACCACCTTCGCCGGCGTGTACGCCCAGATGGCCGACGCCCACGTCGGCGAGTACGGCACCACCCGCGAACAGCTCTCCGCGGTCGCCGTGAAGAACCACGCGAACGGCGCGGACAACCCCCACGCACACCTCGGCTTCGAGTGCTCGCTCGAACAGGCGGTCGGGGCCGCCCCCGTCGCCGACCCGCTGAACCTGTACGACTGCTGTCCCACCTCCGACGGCGCGGCGGCCGTCCTCCTGGCGAGCGCCGACGTCGCCGAGGACCTCACCGACTCGCCGGTCCGGGTCACGGGGAGCGGACAGGCGAGCGGGCGCGTCGGGCTGTTCCAGCGCCCTTCGCTCACGTCGATCCCGGCGACGGAGGCCGCCGCGCGGGAGGCGTACGACGACGCCGGCGTCGGCGTCGACGACGTCGACTTCGCGGAGGTCCACGACTGCTTCTCCATCGCCGAACTGATCGCCTACGAGGATCTGGGCTTCTGCGAGCCGGGCGAGTCGGGCGCGTACGTCGAGTCGGGCGCCACCGGGCCGGACGGCGACCGCCCGGTGAACCTCTCGGGCGGGCTGAAGTCGAAGGGGCACCCGATCGGCGCGACGGGCGTCGGACAGGCGGTGGAGGTGTTCGAGCAACTGCGCGGGGAGGCGGGCGACCGACAGGTGGACGGACTGGAACGCGGACTGACGCACAACGTCGGCGGCTCCGGCGGTGCCGTCGCCGTCCACGTGTACGAGGAGGGGTGGGCGTGA
- a CDS encoding SDR family NAD(P)-dependent oxidoreductase gives MTDVVVTGGTGGIGRAVVERYAEADVVCSYHSDAARAEELVDATDSPDARTVALELDVTDTESVDRFAEEAVAVLDGVDAVVHTVGVVDPALLADATDEQFAGVVDTNLVGSARVARAFLPALRESAGSLVVLSSVGGTAGTVDTSYAASKAGLHGFVRALAREVGPDGVRVNALAPGPVDTSMNDDVVAYLESTDFRGHEGIDTHLPEYSCSPADVARSVAYLVDSEFTHGEVHSVNGGMHFR, from the coding sequence GTGACCGACGTCGTCGTCACCGGCGGCACCGGCGGCATCGGCCGGGCGGTCGTCGAGCGGTACGCCGAGGCGGACGTGGTCTGTTCGTACCACAGCGACGCCGCTCGCGCCGAGGAACTGGTCGACGCGACCGACTCCCCGGACGCCCGCACCGTCGCGCTCGAACTCGACGTGACCGACACGGAGTCCGTCGACCGGTTCGCCGAGGAGGCCGTCGCCGTCCTCGACGGCGTCGACGCCGTGGTCCACACGGTCGGCGTCGTCGACCCGGCGCTTCTGGCCGACGCGACCGACGAGCAGTTCGCGGGCGTCGTCGACACGAACCTCGTCGGCTCCGCCCGCGTCGCCCGGGCGTTCCTGCCCGCGCTGCGGGAGTCCGCCGGGTCGCTGGTCGTGCTGTCGAGCGTCGGCGGCACCGCCGGCACGGTCGACACGAGCTACGCGGCGAGCAAGGCCGGACTCCACGGCTTCGTCCGGGCGCTCGCGCGCGAGGTCGGTCCCGACGGCGTCCGGGTGAACGCGCTCGCGCCCGGCCCGGTCGACACGTCGATGAACGACGACGTCGTGGCGTATCTGGAGTCGACCGACTTCCGCGGGCACGAGGGGATCGACACGCACCTCCCCGAGTACAGCTGTTCGCCCGCCGACGTCGCCCGGTCGGTGGCGTACTTGGTCGACAGCGAGTTCACCCACGGGGAGGTCCACAGCGTCAACGGGGGGATGCACTTCCGATGA
- a CDS encoding Zn-ribbon domain-containing OB-fold protein has translation MGAYLSLPTWWRSLDSRYRLVIGECSACGGYTFPAEGACVECDAVDTLEPVEPAGTGEIVAHTVIEGGAPPEFSRLLDAAGAIGVAIVELDEGARVPGMLTDCDPHAPERGDTVERVVRRIYEQEGVVRYGTKFRPVE, from the coding sequence ATGGGGGCGTACCTCTCGCTGCCGACGTGGTGGCGGAGCCTGGACTCCCGTTACCGGCTGGTCATCGGTGAGTGTTCGGCCTGCGGCGGCTACACGTTCCCCGCCGAGGGCGCGTGCGTCGAGTGCGACGCGGTCGACACGCTGGAGCCGGTCGAGCCGGCCGGGACGGGCGAGATCGTCGCCCACACGGTGATCGAGGGCGGCGCACCGCCGGAGTTCTCCCGCCTGCTGGACGCAGCGGGGGCGATCGGCGTCGCGATCGTCGAACTCGACGAGGGTGCGCGCGTCCCCGGGATGCTCACCGACTGTGACCCGCACGCGCCCGAGCGCGGCGACACGGTCGAGCGCGTCGTCAGACGGATCTACGAACAGGAGGGCGTCGTCCGCTACGGCACGAAGTTCCGGCCGGTCGAGTAG
- the thiM gene encoding hydroxyethylthiazole kinase: MTDDRAPSAGGHEAVAPDAAGGDPLDPADLDLGAARTAVREATPLVNALTNEVTVNDVANVTLHWGGLPVMSDDRREVADMVAGAQGLLLNMGTVSEAGEETMVTAGDAAADHGVPVVVDPVGAGATPTRSRVAQRLVTDLDPAIVSGNYGEITALVGDDAEVRGVESVGDYADIAETAVACARDTGAVVVASGETDVVATAERAFEVRSGDPMLGRVVGTGCMLGVTLATFAAAVDDPLAASLAGTLAYGLAGEAAAEGEFGEYHGPASYLTAFLDAVAGHEPTADPATRIREVVE, encoded by the coding sequence ATGACCGACGACCGCGCGCCGTCGGCCGGCGGACACGAGGCGGTCGCGCCGGACGCGGCCGGCGGGGACCCGCTCGATCCGGCGGATCTCGACCTCGGCGCCGCCCGGACGGCGGTGCGGGAGGCGACGCCGCTCGTGAACGCGCTCACCAACGAGGTCACCGTGAACGACGTGGCGAACGTGACGCTCCACTGGGGCGGACTCCCCGTGATGTCCGACGACCGGCGCGAGGTCGCCGACATGGTCGCCGGCGCGCAGGGACTCCTGCTCAACATGGGGACCGTGAGCGAGGCGGGCGAGGAGACGATGGTGACCGCCGGGGACGCCGCCGCCGACCACGGCGTGCCCGTCGTCGTCGATCCGGTCGGCGCGGGGGCGACGCCGACGCGGTCGCGCGTCGCGCAGCGCCTCGTGACCGATCTCGACCCGGCGATCGTCAGCGGCAACTACGGCGAGATCACGGCGCTCGTCGGCGACGACGCGGAGGTACGCGGCGTCGAGTCCGTCGGCGACTACGCCGACATCGCCGAGACGGCCGTCGCGTGTGCCCGCGACACCGGCGCGGTCGTCGTCGCCAGCGGCGAGACGGACGTGGTCGCGACGGCCGAGCGCGCCTTCGAGGTGCGCTCGGGCGACCCGATGCTGGGCCGCGTCGTCGGCACCGGCTGTATGCTGGGCGTCACGCTCGCCACGTTCGCGGCCGCCGTCGACGATCCGCTGGCGGCGTCGCTCGCGGGGACGCTCGCGTACGGGCTGGCGGGCGAGGCGGCCGCCGAGGGCGAGTTCGGGGAGTACCACGGTCCCGCGAGCTACCTCACGGCGTTCCTCGACGCCGTCGCCGGCCACGAGCCGACCGCCGACCCCGCCACCCGGATCCGTGAGGTGGTCGAGTGA
- the thiE gene encoding thiamine phosphate synthase produces the protein MERTLSTYLVTQADRTAGRGTVAVVREAIAGGVDAVQLREKHASASDRYELGRRLRELTADAGVPLIVNDRIDLAAALDADGVHLGDDDLPVGVARDRLGADAIVGRSVSTVAAAREAEAAGADYLGVGAVFATGTKDTRASASEIGVDTVAAVADAVSVPTVAIGGIEPGNAGRVVAAGADGVAVVTAVTEAADPAAATRELRAAVEAQREAVSG, from the coding sequence GTGGAACGAACGCTATCGACGTATCTGGTGACGCAGGCGGATCGGACAGCGGGGCGGGGGACGGTCGCCGTCGTGCGCGAGGCGATCGCGGGCGGCGTCGACGCCGTCCAACTCCGCGAGAAACACGCGAGCGCGAGCGACCGCTACGAGCTGGGTCGACGCCTGCGGGAGCTGACGGCCGACGCCGGCGTCCCGTTGATCGTCAACGACCGGATCGACCTCGCGGCGGCGCTCGACGCCGACGGCGTCCACCTCGGCGACGACGACCTGCCGGTCGGCGTCGCACGCGACCGACTCGGCGCGGACGCGATCGTCGGCCGGTCGGTGTCGACTGTGGCGGCCGCACGGGAGGCGGAGGCGGCCGGCGCCGACTACCTCGGCGTCGGCGCCGTGTTCGCGACCGGGACGAAGGACACCCGCGCGTCCGCCTCGGAGATCGGTGTCGACACGGTCGCGGCCGTCGCCGACGCGGTGTCGGTGCCGACCGTCGCCATCGGCGGCATCGAGCCGGGGAACGCGGGTCGCGTCGTCGCGGCGGGCGCCGACGGCGTGGCCGTGGTGACCGCCGTCACGGAAGCGGCCGACCCCGCCGCGGCGACGCGGGAACTGCGTGCCGCCGTCGAGGCGCAACGGGAGGCGGTGTCGGGATGA